The Carcharodon carcharias isolate sCarCar2 chromosome 34, sCarCar2.pri, whole genome shotgun sequence genome includes the window TGTAATTTCTTTTTAGTGAGATCTTTCATTGCATTTCTATCTGCAGCTAAACCAAACCGAAGTAAAGGGAGGCAGCCAGCCGGGTGTCTGAGACACGGTTCCCAGTCCAGTAAGGTTGTCAGAGCTGCCTGTCTGTTGGTGGGTGGAGCAGCCACTGGCCCCACCCTCGGTTACATGATGAGCTCATCCTCTGCCCAGCCGTCGGAAACCGCTCCCCTGGACTTCAAAGAACTTGGCATTCACTCAGCTGATTGCTGTCAGGAGACTGACTGCACCGGCTACAATTCATTTGACTGCCAAACAATGGATCAAGACTTCGATACGTTTGACTTTGGAGGGTTTGCTTTCTAGATGGTTAAGAGCCACTTCAATCCTATTTGATGATCTGTTCTGTTACCCAAGTCCCCAACATGAAAAAGGTTAGATATCCAGACCTACAGCTGGTTagtgttgccaaccctccaggattgccctggagcctACAGGCATTAAATACTAATCTCCTGCAGACCATGGCGAGCAACCCAAGAGGAAAAAGAAATCAAATGGGTGTCAACAAAATTgtttacttttttcctttttagtGTTGCTGTTAATTGGTTTAGGAATGCTGGAGATTGGGGGAACAAGGATTGTTTGACTGGGTGGAGCAGTTAGTGGTAggagatcatgtgatgaaacctccaggaatatgtcccagcagagttggcaaccctacagcTGATGGCAgtgtctgttattctgtgatgttGGCCATTATACCCACTAAACTGTTGAAAATCATGCAAACAAAACCAGCATTAAGATAGAGAAACTAATTGAAAGCTCCCTAAACCACAAAGCAAACATGTAAGGCAAACACAGAAGCCATTTGGTTGCTTCTCGGTTTGgcatgtgcacaaaatggctgacaAACTATTCTACATAAATTACAATATTAGTAGCCAGTGGAGagacacaaggatcagtgctgaggcctcaactatttacaatctgtcaatgacttggttgaaggagTCGAATGCAttcttgctaaatttgctgatgacacaaagataggtaggagagtaagttgtcaagaggacataaggagtctgcaaggggatatagataggttaagtgagtgagcaagaattagt containing:
- the LOC121272713 gene encoding uncharacterized protein LOC121272713 isoform X2, which encodes MIESFSPNVSLCRIHIDKEHSISDGEREHAAMCHRHKAKPNRSKGRQPAGCLRHGSQSSKVVRAACLLVGGAATGPTLGYMMSSSSAQPSETAPLDFKELGIHSADCCQETDCTGYNSFDCQTMDQDFDTFDFGGFAF
- the LOC121272713 gene encoding uncharacterized protein LOC121272713 isoform X1, encoding MILKSFSPNVSLCRIHIDKEHSISDGEREHAAMCHRHKAKPNRSKGRQPAGCLRHGSQSSKVVRAACLLVGGAATGPTLGYMMSSSSAQPSETAPLDFKELGIHSADCCQETDCTGYNSFDCQTMDQDFDTFDFGGFAF